The genomic stretch TCGAATTAATCAAGCAAAGGAAATAACATGGAAAGCGATCATTGTAGGAGAGCCTATATATAGATGTTGGATACTAAATAATAAAATACCCCGCCTCTATTTGTACCTCTCTCATTATATAAAACGTCCATAATCTAGAATACCCATCATGATTAGACGTATTTAACGCATTATAAATAATGCCTCGTGACGATTTTTTAATCGCTATCGTCAGTGCTAATAATATTATATTTAATAATCAACTGGATTTACACATCGGCTACATTGTAATAATAAACGATTATTACTCGTATCATCACAGCTAAATTAAGTCATTGATAAATAATATTTTAATGTAATATATTGATAAATAGGAAAGTAAATGGAAATCGACATTCCTCCTAGTCTACTACCGTTCCAGCAATGCGATGTGTAGTGGTATGTGTATTTATATTTGATACGTTTAATTAAGCACAAATAAAATCACAATAAAAACATTCCCGTCATCGCTGTTATTCACATTATAAAAATATTAAATCCTATTATATTGGAGGACTAATCATGTCCAATAATACAGCGCTAATAAACAATGAAAACACATTAACATTAAATAATGATATCAATCACCCTTTTGAATTATGGGACAATGAAACTAAACATACGTTAATTTCGTTTTTAACAAATCATTCAATCGAGGAATTACGTCATTGGTTTAGTAATAAAACCTTAAATCAATACTATCAAATAAAGAAATTAGCATTAGATAATATTGATTTAAAAAAGCTATTACCCGCTTGGTTACTTGCCGATATCGAGTTATTAGCAACGACCACTAGTCCTGTATTTTCGATGATATCACCAGGACTCCCGCTACTGCTAAGTCATACTATGTCAGTTGCAGAGGCCGTAAAGCACATAAAATCCTTAAACACAGATCTCGATGCTAAAGCGGCAATGATCGTTGATCAGTATGGACGTTATTATGCTCTACTGGAATTGCACACACTACTTCAGCATGATGAAGAGCTGTTATTAGCAGATATCGCATTACAAATTGAACCTTGCCATGTTGGTGAAGATCAAGAATATGCCGTCAGCCAACTACACATTGCCAATTCAGAATACCTACCCATTGTCGATATACGCGGGCACCCAGTTGGCTTATTTCAATGGCAACAAGCCTCGCAAGTGATGCAAGCTGAACAGACGGAAGATGTCAATTTACAGATGGGGATTCAAAGTACCCTAGACGAACCAAGTTATCTTGATATGTCGGTGGTGGACCATGTACGTAAACGAATAATCTGGGTTTTAGGCTTGGCGGCTATCGGCATTTTTTCCGGCATGATCATTCAAAGTTATGATGATGCGATCGCGGCATTAACAATACTCGCTTTATACATGCCTATGATTGCAGACACGGGGGGTAACGCAGGAAGTCAATCAGCTACCGTGATCGTGCGAGCGTTAGCATTGGGTGAGTTAAAAATTAAACACTGGCTAGCCGTTGTCTGGAAGGAGTTACAAATCGCTAGTCTGATCGGTTTAACATTAGCTGCCGCGTCTTTCCTCAAAGTCGGATTTCTATCAAGTAGCGCGGTATTACCGGGAAGTATCACCTTAACATTATTAGGTTCTGCGATTGCATTAGCCTTGTTTCTTCAAGTGCTTACAGCGACGGTTATTGGTGCCACTTTACCTTTAATCGCTAA from Moritella marina ATCC 15381 encodes the following:
- a CDS encoding magnesium transporter; the encoded protein is MSNNTALINNENTLTLNNDINHPFELWDNETKHTLISFLTNHSIEELRHWFSNKTLNQYYQIKKLALDNIDLKKLLPAWLLADIELLATTTSPVFSMISPGLPLLLSHTMSVAEAVKHIKSLNTDLDAKAAMIVDQYGRYYALLELHTLLQHDEELLLADIALQIEPCHVGEDQEYAVSQLHIANSEYLPIVDIRGHPVGLFQWQQASQVMQAEQTEDVNLQMGIQSTLDEPSYLDMSVVDHVRKRIIWVLGLAAIGIFSGMIIQSYDDAIAALTILALYMPMIADTGGNAGSQSATVIVRALALGELKIKHWLAVVWKELQIASLIGLTLAAASFLKVGFLSSSAVLPGSITLTLLGSAIALALFLQVLTATVIGATLPLIAKSCRLDPAVVASPAITTFVDITGLLIYFYITTTLLGIAS